CTCAAGACCGGCCCGAGCCCGCTCGCCCACGAGGTGCACCCGGACGTCATCAACGCCGGCAAGGCCACCGTCACCATCCTGCCGGGAGGCTCGACCTTCGACTCGGCGATGAGCTTCGCCATGATCCGCGGCGGCTACGTGGACACGGCCATCCTCGGCGCGCTGCAGGTCTCTGCGACCGGCGACATCGCCAACTGGGGCATCCCGGGTAAGAAGTTCACCGGCATGGGCGGTGCGATGGACCTGGTCAAGGGGGCGAACCGCGTGGTCGTCATGCTCGACCACACCGCCGTCGACGGCACCCCGAAGATCCTCAACGAGTGCAGCTACCCGCTCACTGCGATCGGCGCGGTCGACCGCATCATCACCAACCTCGCGGTCTTCGACGTCACCGAGGAGGGGCTCAAGCTCATCGAGCTCGCCCCCGGCGTCACCCTCGAGGAGGTCGAGGCGGCCACCGCGGCGGACTTCATCGTATGCGAGAAGCTGGAGGCCGCGGCCTAAGAGGCCAGAAGGGTCTAGGACACGGCCGCGGCGACTCCTTCGAGCACCCCGCGCCACAGGGAAAGGCGCGCGGGATCGGCGGGTGGCAGGGGCTGCCTGCCGATGTCCGTCACCGGCGTGATGCCGTGCAGGGCGTTGAGCGTCCACACCTCGTGCCCCCGCAGGTCCTCTAGGTGCAGCTTTCGCTTGTCGACGGCGACGCCGCGCCCGCGCGCGGCGTCGAGGAGCACCGACTCCGTGACCGAATCCAGGCGGGAAGCATCAACGCTGACCAGGGTGTCGCCGTCCCACATCACGAGCGCCGCGGTCGCGGCCTCGGTGACGCAGCCATCTTCGCCGACCAAGAGGACGTCGTCGCAGCCCGGCTGCTTCAGCGTCGACAGCAGCTGGAGGTTCGGCCCCTTGACCCTTGGGTAGGCAAGCGTCGCGCGGGTAACCCCTAGCCGCGTCGAGCTCCGCCGCGCCGGCGCGGGCCGCAGCCTGAGCGCGAAGCTCTCCGGGGAGGCCTCGAGCCGGGGGAACCACGCGCCGGTGCGCGGCAGCGCCGCGGGCACGGCGGTAAGAAAGTCGTCCGGATCGCCCAGCCCCATCGCCAGGCACCCGGCCCGGAACCGGGCTTCGTGGCGGTCGAGAGCGCGCACGTAGCCGTCGACAAGCAAGAACGAGTCGATGACCAGCGGGTCGGGGACTGCGGCCTGGGGAACGAGCGCGCCGCCGGTGAAGCGAAACGCCTGCGCGCCGGGGAAGGGCTGGCCGGACAGCCGCAGGAAGGGAGCGGACTTGGCGATGATCTCCAGCCACTCCGCGGCGGGGTCCGAGAGCGCGACGATGGCGCCGCCGATGCCGTAGGAGACGCGGCCGCCGGAGACGACCAGAGTGCGGATGGTCATGGCGAGGTCGAGGTCGCCGTCGCAGCCGACAAACCCGATGCAGCCGGAGTAGACCCCGCGCGCGGTGCCCTCGAGGGAGCTGATGATGCCCATCGTGCGCAGCTTCGGCGCGCCCGTCATGGAACCGCCGGGGAAGGTCGCTTTGAGTAGATCGGTACAGGTCACGCCGTCGGCGAGGCGGGCGCGGACGGTGGAGACCAGCTGGTGGACGGTGGTGAAGCTGCGGACCTCGAAGAGCGGGTCCACCTCGATGGTGCCGGGGACGCCCACGCGGGTGAGATCGTTGCGCACGAGGTCGACGATCATGAGGTTCTCGGCCCGGTCCTTCAGGTTCGTGGCCAGGTCGCGGCGCAGCTCCTCGTCGGCGGCGGCGTCGTGCCCGCGGGGGCGGGTGCCCTTGATCGGCTCGGAGGTTACGACCCCCGATTCGACCTTGAGGAAGCGCTCCGGGGAGACGCTTATCACCGACGCCTCCGGAAGCACGAGCAGCGAGCGCATCGGCGCCGGGATGCTGGAACGTAAAGCCGCGTAGGTGGCGACCGGATCCACACCAAGGTCCTCGGCGCCCAGCGCGGTGGTCAGACATACCTCGTAGGTCTCGCCCTCGCGGATGAGCTCCTGCGCGCGGGCGATCTTCCCCGCGTAGCTGGTGGCCGTGTCCCGGCAGGAAAGCGCGCCGATCGTCGCTGGGTCGAAGGTGTGCTCGCGTGGTGTGGCGTGCTCCAACGCGTCCCACGCCGCTGCTGCCCATGCCGGTTCGGGCTTGCAGGAGACAAGCTGCACGCGCCCGTCGCGCAGCGCCACCACGCGCGGGGCGAAAAACAGCCGTTGAGCAGGGGTGTCCGGGGCGTGCATCGGCGCGGAGGTAGCATCGGCGAGCGCCTCATAGCCGAGGTAGCCGTAGAACCCCGGGGACGCCAGGCAGTCCGCGGGGCGGCGGTGGGTGGGCGCGGCGTCGAGCTCGGCGAGGTCGCCCACCCATGTGGGATCATTCGGCAGTGCGGCGATGATGGCTGTGCCCTCGAACTCGAGCAGCGCGCCCTTTCTTCCCAGCGCCTCGAAGGCGGTGACGGGGTCGATTCCGAGGGCGCGCTCCTCGCAAACTAGGGCTGGTAGCTGCGGCTTCGCGGGGCGGGGTTCCAAGGCGTAGCCGTCGGAAAGCGAACTGCACGCGAGCGCGAGGAAGTTCTCCATGAGTCGCAGACCGTGCTCGCTGCAGACGGACTCGGGGTGGTACTGCACGCCCCACCACGGGCGATCGACCGCGCGCGCCGCCATGATGAGGCCGTCGTCGGTGCGCGCGAGCAGGCGCATGTTTGCAGGCAGCTTGTCGACGACCAGGGAGTGGTACCGCACCACCTCGTGCCGGGCGGGGATCCCGCAAAAGAGCGGATCGTCCTCGCAGGTGACGGCGTCGACGAGGCCGTGGACCGGCTCCGGCGCGTGCACGATGTCCGCCCCGAGGCGGTGCGCCATCGCCTGAAACCCCAGGCAGACGCCCAGGACCGGCACGGTCGCCTTGTCGAGGACGCTCGCGCAGAAGCCGATGTCGGCGGGGCGCGCCGGGGTGCCGGGTCCCGGCGACAACACGATGGCGTCGAATCCGCCGAGGGGAACCGGCCGGGTGTTCGGGGTGACGGTGACGTCCGCGCCGAGGCGGGCGAGGTAGTCGACGAGGTTGAAGGTGAAGGAGTCGAAGTTGTCGACGACTAGGACCCGCATGCCCCGGAGGCGGCCCCCTTCTAAGCCATAGGCGGTGGGGGAGCAGCCGGGGCCGCTGGCGGTGGGGGCGCAGGCGGTGAGAGCGCAGGCGGTGGGGACACCGCGCAACTAGAACACCTCGATGCGGGCGCCGAGGTTCTCCGCCTGGATGAGCTGGCCGGTCCAGTTCGGCGCGCCGGGGTGCACGCGGAAGACCGGGCGGTTGCTCAGCTTGGTCGGGCTGACCGACGGGGTGTCGCGCACGCCGGCGCGGACCTCGTAGCGCACGCGCGAGCGGTAGCCGGAGTCGGCAAGCTCCTGGATGTTGGGGCTCTTCTCGTCGAGGTGGGCGCGGGCGTCCTGGAGGAGGACGAGGGTCTCGTCGAGCGCCTTGAGCAGGGCGGCGGAGTTGGTCTCGCACATGGCGCGCACGAGCGAGGGGGCGGTGCCGGCCACGCGGGTGCCGTCGCGGAAGCTGCTGGCGGCGAGCGAGAGCGCCAGCGCGCCGCCGTTGTCGCCGACGATGGACAGCGCCTCGGCCAGGATGTGCGGCAGGTGGGACACGCGCGCGACGGCTGCGTCGTGCTGCTTCACGCGCGAGGGGATCGCCTCCGCGCCGACGGCGAGCGCCATGCTCACCACGTCGAGCCACAGGGCGACCCACTCCTCGCTGGGGGTGTCCTCGACGGCGTGATCGAAGGTGATCACCCACGCCGCGCCCTGGAACAGGCCGTCCTTGGACGCGCCCCAGCCGGAGTCTGCCGTGCCCGCCATGGGGTGGCCGCCCACGTACTTGTCCTCCAGCCCGCGCTCGCGGACCAGCTCGTAGACGCGCGTCTTGACGCTCACGACGTCGGTGAAGCCGCAGCTGGGGGCGTGCTCGGCGATGGAGTCGAGCAGCGAGGCGATGGCGGGCATGGGGGTGGCGAGGACGATGAGCGCGCCGTCCTTCTCCGCGCGCTGGAGCGTTTCCACCAGGTCGTAGCTGGCGTCGAAGCCCTCCTTGCCGGCCTCCTTGGCACCCGACGGGGAGCGGTTGAAGCCGTAGGCGGCAACGCCCTCCTCGCGCAGCGCGCGCAGCAAAGAACCGCCGATGAGGCCGAGACCAAGGATGCAGACAGGACGGGAAACTTGAAGATTGCTCACCTGACAAGTGTGTCACACACATACTACGGTTAGCAGTATGAAGCACGATTTTGCAGTGACCGTCGCGCGCGAGGGCGCTTCCTGGCAGGTCCGCGCCTTCAAGGACGACTACCGCTCCCTCGACACCGCGATCACCGCTGTCCGCAACCTGCGCGCGGAGGAGGCCGCCTTTGCGCTGCTCAGCGTCGAAGACGACTACTTCGTCATCGTCCGTCCCACGCCGCAGGGCGTGCGCTTTTTGCTTTCCGACGCTACCGCCGCGGTCGAGGACGACTTCGCCGCCGACATCCTCGACGAGCTCGACGTGGAGATCCCGGAGATCGACCCGGACGAGCTGGAGAGCACCGAGCCCTGGGCGGAGGGGGACTTCGACATCCTCGCCGACCTCGGGCTGTCCGAGGAGGTCATGAGCGTCATCTGCGACGAGACCGACTGGTGGGCCAGCGAGCAGCTCCAGCGCATCGCCGAGGAGCTCGGCTTCGAGGACGAGCTCGCCGACGCCGCGGGGCTGGAGTAGTGCCAGGGGCGCTGCCCAAGCCGCGCCATCGGGTGGCCGCCGAGGAACGCATGCGCGAGGCCATCGCCCTAGCGCGCACCACGCCTGATGGCGACGTCCCCGTCGGCGCCATCATCTACGGGCCCGACGGCGCGGTCCTCGGCCGCGGGGTCAACCGCCGCGAGGCCGACCGGGACCCGCTCGCCCACGCAGAGGTGCTCGCCATCCGTGAGGCGCTGTCCCACGACCTATACGGCTGGCGGCTGACGGACTGCACCCTCGTGGTCACCCTCGAGCCGTGCACGATGTGCGCGGGGGCGCTGGTCGGGGCGCGCATCGGGCGCATCGTCTTCGGGGCCTACGAACCCAAGACCGGCGCGGTCGGCTCCGTCTTCGACGTCGTCCGCGACCCCCACGTGCTCCACCGCATCGAGGTCCAAGGCGGGGTGCTGGAGGAGGAGTGCCAGGAGCTGCTGCGCGGGTTCTTCGAGGGGCTGCGATAGCGGCGTCACCGGGCGCGGCGCTGGTGATTTGGTTCTCGGGCCCCTCGTTCGATACTCTGGTTCGCGGTGGCGTGTCCGAGCGGCCGAAGGTGCTCGCCTCGAAAGCGAGTGTTGGGTAATCCCCAACCGCGGGTTCAAATCCCGCCGCCACCGCCAGCGAAAACCGGTGGCTACCTCTCCTATTCAGGGGCGGGTGGCCACCGGTTTTATGTGTTTTTCCTTCTTTCTTGCTTCTTCCAGCCTTCGCACAGGCTTTGGGCAGGCTTCGGGATTTCTGTGGCGGGCAGGTAGGCTAAAGGTTCGAGAAATGCCGCCGAAGTCTGTAAAAGGAGCACTGCTTCCGCCATGGCCAAACTGTTGTACCGCATTGGTAAGTGGTCCTTTAGGGCGAAATGGGTAGTCATCACGGCGTGGGCCATCATCCTCGTGGCCATCGGCGCGTGCGCGCTCGCCTTCCAGCAGGGGTACAGCGACGTGTTCAGCCTCAAGGACACCCCGTCCCAGAAGGCGACCGACCTCTACATGCAGAACTTCCCTGAAGAGAAGAACCCGCTGCAGGGCACGGGCGTCAACATCGTGTTCAAGGCGCCGGAGGGGGAGACCCTCGACAGCGAGAAGAACACCGAGGCCATCCAGGCGGTCATCGACTCGCTCAACGAGAACCTGGACGCCATCACCAACACCACCCGCTACGGCAACCCGATCACGCTCAACCCGCAGCTCGAGGAGATGGTCAAGGAGCAGTCGGTAGCGGGTGGACTGCCCGAGGACATGGCCGAGAGCGACGCCAAGAACTTAAGCCTCGTCTCCGACGACAGGACGATCGCGTACACCACCTTCGACATGGACGTCCCGCTTGCCGCGGACGTCACCGACGAGCAGCGCGCGGCGATCAACAACGCGATGGACGCCGGCCGCGAGAAGGGCATCGAGGTGGAGGCCGGCGGCGCGGGCTTCGGCGACCCGATCGTCATCGAGGAAGGCTCCGAGATCGTCGGCGTGGCCATCGCGGCGATCATCCTCATCTTCACCTTCGGCTCCCTGTACGCGGCCGGCATGCCGCTCATCGCCGCGATCGTTGGCGTGGGCATCGGCTCGCTGGGCACCACGCTGGCCACGGCGTGGGTCACCCTCAACAACGTCACCCCCGCGTTGGCCGTCATGATCGGCCTCGCCGTGGGCATCGACTACTCGCTGTTCATCATCTTCAGATACCGGCGCGAGCTCACCAGAATGGACAAGGAGGAGGCCGTCGGCATGGCGGTGGGCACCGCCGGATCCGCGGTGGTCTTCGCCGGCCTCACCGTCATCATCGCGCTGGTGGCGCTGGCGGTCGCGAACATCACCTTCCTCACCTACATGGGCCTGTCCGCGGCGTTCACCGTGCTCATGTCCGTGCTCGTCGCGCTGACCCTGCTGCCCGCCATCCTGGGCGTGGCCGGCGACCGGGCGTTCAAGGGAAAGATCCCGTTCCTCGAGCGCCGCCAGGCGCACCGCCCGGGGCGGAGCACCATGGGCGAGAAGTGGGTCAAGTTCGTCCACAAGGCCCCCGGCCTCGTCATCGCGATCGTCGTCTTCGCCCTCGGCGCGCTCACGATCCCGGCCTCGCAGCTGCACCTCTCGCTGCCGAGCGATACCCAGTCCGACTACACCACCACCCAGCGTAAGCAGGCCGACATCATGGCCGAGGGCTTCGGCGAGGGCATCAACTCACCGTTCCTCGTGGTGGTCGACGCCCACGACGTCAACCCGGACGCGCCCGCGCTGTCCGCGCTGGTAGCGGCGCAGAAGACCACGGCCGAGGCCAATGGCACCGAGTTTGATCAGAAGAAGGCGGCGGCCCAGGCCTCCTTCCTCTACGTGCTGCAGAAATACTCGACCAACGTCGACGTCAAGCACATCCAGATGATTGGGCAGTCCGACGACGGCTACGCGGTCCAGATGCTGCTCACCCCGGAATCCTCGCCGGAGAACGAGGCGACCAACGACCTCATCACCTCGCTGCGCATCCAGCAGACCGAGGTCGACGACGCCACCGGCATCTCCTCCGGCATCACCGGCCTCGTCCCGATCCAGCAGGACATCACCAACCGCCTCTCCGGCGTGATGGGCGTCTACCTCGCCATCGTGGTGGGACTCGCGATCATCCTGCTCATGATCATCTTCCGCTCGGTGATGATCCCGCTGGTCGCGGGCGTGGGCTTCCTGCTGTCCGTGGGCGCGGCCTTCGGCGTGACGGTGCTGTTCTGGCAGGAGGGCCTGTGGGGCTTGGTGCCCACTCCGGGGCCGATCATCGCCTTCATGCCGATCTTCTTGATCGGCGTGTGCTTCGGGCTGGCCATGGACTACCAGGTGTTCTTGGTCTCCGCGATGCGCGAGCGGTTTACCCACTCGGGCGGCAAGGCCACCGAGGGGTCCAAGTACAACGCC
This is a stretch of genomic DNA from Corynebacterium vitaeruminis DSM 20294. It encodes these proteins:
- a CDS encoding chorismate-binding protein — translated: MRVLVVDNFDSFTFNLVDYLARLGADVTVTPNTRPVPLGGFDAIVLSPGPGTPARPADIGFCASVLDKATVPVLGVCLGFQAMAHRLGADIVHAPEPVHGLVDAVTCEDDPLFCGIPARHEVVRYHSLVVDKLPANMRLLARTDDGLIMAARAVDRPWWGVQYHPESVCSEHGLRLMENFLALACSSLSDGYALEPRPAKPQLPALVCEERALGIDPVTAFEALGRKGALLEFEGTAIIAALPNDPTWVGDLAELDAAPTHRRPADCLASPGFYGYLGYEALADATSAPMHAPDTPAQRLFFAPRVVALRDGRVQLVSCKPEPAWAAAAWDALEHATPREHTFDPATIGALSCRDTATSYAGKIARAQELIREGETYEVCLTTALGAEDLGVDPVATYAALRSSIPAPMRSLLVLPEASVISVSPERFLKVESGVVTSEPIKGTRPRGHDAAADEELRRDLATNLKDRAENLMIVDLVRNDLTRVGVPGTIEVDPLFEVRSFTTVHQLVSTVRARLADGVTCTDLLKATFPGGSMTGAPKLRTMGIISSLEGTARGVYSGCIGFVGCDGDLDLAMTIRTLVVSGGRVSYGIGGAIVALSDPAAEWLEIIAKSAPFLRLSGQPFPGAQAFRFTGGALVPQAAVPDPLVIDSFLLVDGYVRALDRHEARFRAGCLAMGLGDPDDFLTAVPAALPRTGAWFPRLEASPESFALRLRPAPARRSSTRLGVTRATLAYPRVKGPNLQLLSTLKQPGCDDVLLVGEDGCVTEAATAALVMWDGDTLVSVDASRLDSVTESVLLDAARGRGVAVDKRKLHLEDLRGHEVWTLNALHGITPVTDIGRQPLPPADPARLSLWRGVLEGVAAAVS
- a CDS encoding prephenate dehydrogenase, whose translation is MSNLQVSRPVCILGLGLIGGSLLRALREEGVAAYGFNRSPSGAKEAGKEGFDASYDLVETLQRAEKDGALIVLATPMPAIASLLDSIAEHAPSCGFTDVVSVKTRVYELVRERGLEDKYVGGHPMAGTADSGWGASKDGLFQGAAWVITFDHAVEDTPSEEWVALWLDVVSMALAVGAEAIPSRVKQHDAAVARVSHLPHILAEALSIVGDNGGALALSLAASSFRDGTRVAGTAPSLVRAMCETNSAALLKALDETLVLLQDARAHLDEKSPNIQELADSGYRSRVRYEVRAGVRDTPSVSPTKLSNRPVFRVHPGAPNWTGQLIQAENLGARIEVF
- a CDS encoding tRNA adenosine deaminase-associated protein gives rise to the protein MKHDFAVTVAREGASWQVRAFKDDYRSLDTAITAVRNLRAEEAAFALLSVEDDYFVIVRPTPQGVRFLLSDATAAVEDDFAADILDELDVEIPEIDPDELESTEPWAEGDFDILADLGLSEEVMSVICDETDWWASEQLQRIAEELGFEDELADAAGLE
- a CDS encoding nucleoside deaminase, encoding MREAIALARTTPDGDVPVGAIIYGPDGAVLGRGVNRREADRDPLAHAEVLAIREALSHDLYGWRLTDCTLVVTLEPCTMCAGALVGARIGRIVFGAYEPKTGAVGSVFDVVRDPHVLHRIEVQGGVLEEECQELLRGFFEGLR
- a CDS encoding MMPL family transporter; its protein translation is MAKLLYRIGKWSFRAKWVVITAWAIILVAIGACALAFQQGYSDVFSLKDTPSQKATDLYMQNFPEEKNPLQGTGVNIVFKAPEGETLDSEKNTEAIQAVIDSLNENLDAITNTTRYGNPITLNPQLEEMVKEQSVAGGLPEDMAESDAKNLSLVSDDRTIAYTTFDMDVPLAADVTDEQRAAINNAMDAGREKGIEVEAGGAGFGDPIVIEEGSEIVGVAIAAIILIFTFGSLYAAGMPLIAAIVGVGIGSLGTTLATAWVTLNNVTPALAVMIGLAVGIDYSLFIIFRYRRELTRMDKEEAVGMAVGTAGSAVVFAGLTVIIALVALAVANITFLTYMGLSAAFTVLMSVLVALTLLPAILGVAGDRAFKGKIPFLERRQAHRPGRSTMGEKWVKFVHKAPGLVIAIVVFALGALTIPASQLHLSLPSDTQSDYTTTQRKQADIMAEGFGEGINSPFLVVVDAHDVNPDAPALSALVAAQKTTAEANGTEFDQKKAAAQASFLYVLQKYSTNVDVKHIQMIGQSDDGYAVQMLLTPESSPENEATNDLITSLRIQQTEVDDATGISSGITGLVPIQQDITNRLSGVMGVYLAIVVGLAIILLMIIFRSVMIPLVAGVGFLLSVGAAFGVTVLFWQEGLWGLVPTPGPIIAFMPIFLIGVCFGLAMDYQVFLVSAMRERFTHSGGKATEGSKYNAVEESVIAGFTNGARVVTAAALIMISVFIAFISQPLPFIRIFGFALGAGVLFDAFFIRMAFVPAAMFILGRSTWWMPRWLDKILPSLDIEGKALEEAWEAEHRDALPSPVDAR